The genomic interval TAATAGATGATCGGGGTGCCAGGGAGAGAAAAGAGCAGTCCGTTCATCAATTCGATACGGCGGCGATGGTTACCCACCAGCGGGGCGAGGCGGCGGCGAATGCCCAGGTTTACCCGCATCCGCGGATCCTGGGCATAGGCGCGGTACATATAGTCGCGTTCTTCGTCGGTGACCATCTCCAGGGTCAATTCGTCATGATTACGCAGGAAGATGGCCCATTGGCAGGTCTCCGGGATGTCCGGGGTCTGGCTGAGAATTTCGATTATGGGAAAACTGTTTTCCATATGCAGCGCCATGTAGAGTCTGGGCATCAGCGGAAAATGAAAGGACATGTGGCATTCATCGCCATCGCCGAAATATTCCACCGCATCCTCGGACCATTGGTTGGCTTCCGCCAGAAACATGCGGCCCTCATATTTTTCATCCATGCGGGCTCGCAGCTTCTTGAGAAAAGCGTGGGTTTCCGGCAGGTTTTCACAGTTGGTGCCTTCACGCTGATAGAGGTAGGGAATGGCATCCAGCCGCATGCCATCCACCCCCATATCCATCCAGAAGTCAAGGGCCTGGAAAATTGCTTTATGGACCCTGGGATTGTCGTAATTTAGATCCGGCTGATGAGAATAAAAGCGATGCCAGAAGTAGGCCTGAGCCACTTCATCCCAGGTCCAGTTGCTGGACTCGAAATCCTGAAAGATGATGCGGGCATCGGTGTATTTTTTATAGGTATCGCTCCAGACGTAGAAGTCCCGGTAGATGCTGCCGGGTTTGGCCCGGCGGGCCCGCTGAAACCAGGGATGTTGATCGGAGGTATGATTTATTACCAGTTCGGTAATGACCCGCATGTTGCGGCGGTGTGCCTCCCGCAGGAAGGCTCTAAAATCGGCGAGGGTGCCGTAGCTGGGATGGATTCCCTTGAAATCTGAAATATCGTAGCCGTCGTCCCTGAATGGAGAGGGGTAAAAGGGCAGGAGCCAGAGGGTGTTGACCCCGAGTTCCTGCAGGTATCCCAGTTTCTCCTTGAGTCCGCGGAAGTCACCGATACCATCGCCGTTGCTGTCGTGAAAAGCCTTGATGTGCAGCTGATAGATGATCGCGTCTTTATACCAGAGCGGTTCTTTGTGCAGATTGGTGGTGTGTCGCATTGTCGCCTCTACATAAAATAATCGAAGTCGTTCTCGGAGCGTATCCGCCGGCGCAGGCGAAAAATCTGAACAGGAAGTGTCTGTGGATTGAGCTCCAGATAATTGGCGCCGGCATGCCACAGATAACGGGAGTCACTGACGAGTTCGTGCATCTGAAAGGTTTGGTCCGTGTTCACCCCCATTTCCTCGAAAGGCAGATAGAGCCAGGTGGAATGGGTATGATGGGGCTCGAGATTGGCCGCCACTAAAATGATGTTGGAATAGTCATCCGTCCATTTGCTGTAGCAGATGATCTCCTCGCGATCCACCGGGTGAAACATCAGGTTGCGGGTCTGCTGCAGTGCAGGATTGTCACGGCGGATCCGGTTAACCCGGGAGATCAAAGGCTTGAGGCTGTGGGGTTGGTCGATGTTCCAGTGATGAATCTCATACTTCTCGGAGTCGTTGTATTCTTCACTGAAGGGTTCCCTGGCTTCATTGACCTGGAGTTCGAATGGTGGGCCGTAGATGCCGTAATTGGAAGACAGAGTAGCCGCCAGCATCAGCCTGACCGCGAAGGCTGGGCGTCCACCGATCTGTAAATATTCCGGGAGAATATCCGGGGTATTGGGCCAAAGGTTGGGCCAGAAAAATTCCGCGGCATCCGTTTGAGTCAGTTCCTGGAAGTATTGCTCAATCTCCCATTTCATGTTGCGCCAGGTAAAGTAGGTGTATGACTGGGTGAAGCCTCCCTTGGCCAGGCGGTACATGGTTTTCGGACGGGTGAAGGCTTCGGCCAGAAAAAGCACCTCCGGATGTTCCGTCTTGATTTCGGCGATCACCCACTCCCAGAAATGCAGGGGTTTGGTATGCGGATTGTCTACCCGAAAGATACGGACTCCCTGGTCGATCCAGTACTGAAAAATACTGAGGAGTTCATTCGCCAGCTCCTCTGCATATTTCGATTCAAACTCGAAAGGGTAGATATCCTGGTATTTTTTCGGAGGATTCTCGGCATACTGCACCGTGCCGTCAGGCCGCCACTGAAACCACTCGGGGTGCTCCCTGACGTAAGGGTGGTCGGGACTGCATTGAAAGGCAATGTCGAGGGCGATGTCTATTCCATGATTCCGTGCTTCATGCAGCAGCCGGTGAAAATCCTCAAGGCTGCCGAGCTGGGGATGGATTGATTTATGCCCGCCTTCTTCGGCGCCTATGGCCCAGGGGCTGCCGGGAGCATTCTCCTCCGGGCTGATGGTGTTGTTTTTCCCTTTCCGAAAGGTATGACCGATGGGGTGGATTGGGGGCAGGTAGAGCACATCGAAGCCCATCTGGGCAATGTAGGGCAGCCGCTTGATACAGTCGTTGAAGGTGCCGTGGGTGCCGGGTTCTTCTGAGCAGGAGCGGGGGAACATCTCATACCAGGTGCTGAACCGGGCTCTGGCCGGCTCAATACGAACTTCGAGGATGTTCCGGTATCGTGTCAGATAGGTACGGTTCGGGTTGAGCGTCATCAGATAGGACAGCTCCTGGTCCACAACCCGAACACGGTCGACCGCAGAAATTCCCTCGTCCTGCAGGGTCGCCGCCTTCTGCCTGAGGCGCTCGGCGTCATCGTGGGCCGCCAGCTCGGCCGATTTGAGGATGATATCCGCACCCTCAAGCAATTCCACCGCAACGTCCAGGTCGTTGTCGTATTTTATCATCATCTGGCTTTGCCAGGTGCGGTATCTGTCGATCCAGGCCTGGACGGTGAATTCATAGATGCCAAGTTCGTCGGCTTTGAAGGAAGCCTGCCAGATATCGTTGATGACAAACTCCATGGGTAGCGTCCGCCAGGTATCTTCTCCTGCTCTGCG from Desulfopila inferna carries:
- a CDS encoding alpha-1,4-glucan--maltose-1-phosphate maltosyltransferase produces the protein MKKDIRQRVIIDKLRPEIDGGRFPARRAADEAVRIEADIFADGHDKLAAILLYRRAGEDTWRTLPMEFVINDIWQASFKADELGIYEFTVQAWIDRYRTWQSQMMIKYDNDLDVAVELLEGADIILKSAELAAHDDAERLRQKAATLQDEGISAVDRVRVVDQELSYLMTLNPNRTYLTRYRNILEVRIEPARARFSTWYEMFPRSCSEEPGTHGTFNDCIKRLPYIAQMGFDVLYLPPIHPIGHTFRKGKNNTISPEENAPGSPWAIGAEEGGHKSIHPQLGSLEDFHRLLHEARNHGIDIALDIAFQCSPDHPYVREHPEWFQWRPDGTVQYAENPPKKYQDIYPFEFESKYAEELANELLSIFQYWIDQGVRIFRVDNPHTKPLHFWEWVIAEIKTEHPEVLFLAEAFTRPKTMYRLAKGGFTQSYTYFTWRNMKWEIEQYFQELTQTDAAEFFWPNLWPNTPDILPEYLQIGGRPAFAVRLMLAATLSSNYGIYGPPFELQVNEAREPFSEEYNDSEKYEIHHWNIDQPHSLKPLISRVNRIRRDNPALQQTRNLMFHPVDREEIICYSKWTDDYSNIILVAANLEPHHTHSTWLYLPFEEMGVNTDQTFQMHELVSDSRYLWHAGANYLELNPQTLPVQIFRLRRRIRSENDFDYFM